The nucleotide sequence TGAAGGCGACGTGGTCGCGGTGGGCCTTGTTCATGCCGGCCTGGACCTTGAAGACGAAGCCGGAGAACGGGGACCCGACCGGCCGCGGCGAGCCGTCGATATCCGGCCGGGGCGCGGCCGGCGGGGCGAAGTCCACCAGGGCGTCGAGGAGTTCCTTGACGCCGAAGTTCAGGGCGGCGGAGCTGAAGAGGATCGGTGTGGCCTTGCCCGCATGGAAGCTTTCGACGTCGAAGGCGAGGTTGGATTCGATGACCAGGCCTGCCTCGTCGACGGCGTCAGTCCAGTTGTTGCCCTGGCTTTGCTCGGCTTCTTCCGGGGTGAAGTATTCGGTGATGGCGATGCTGGCGCCCGCGTTGTTCCGCTGGAAGCGAGCGAACCTGTCGTTGCGCAGGTCCCAGACACCGCGGAAGTCGCCGGAGATGCCCACGGCCCAGGTCAGGGGCATGGGCTGCAGGCCGGTGCGCTCCGTGATCTCGTCCATGAGGGCCAGCGCGTCCAGGCCGGGACGGTCCCATTTGTTGATGACGGTGATGATGGGGAGGTTCCGCTGCTTGCAGACCTCGAACAGCTTCATGGTCTGTGTTTCCAGGCCCTTGGCCGCATCCACGAGCATCACGGCACAGTCGACGGCGGCGAGCACCCGGTAGGTGTCCTCGGAGAAGTCCGCGTGACCGGGGGTGTCCAGCAGGTTGATCACGGTATCCCGGTAGGAGAACTGCAGGGCCGCGGAGCTGATGGAAATGCCGCGGTCCTTCTCCATCTGCATCCAGTCCGAGACCGTCTCCTTGCGGTTGGCCTTGCCGCTGGACGCACCCGCCGTGCCAATCACCTTGGCGTGCAGGGCCAGGGCCTCGGTGAGCGTGGACTTGCCGGCGTCCGGGTGGGAGATGACGGCGAACGTCCGGCGGCGGGAGGCCTGCTTGTGGATCTCGTGCACCCGGGCGGGGCTCTGCACTTCTTGGGACACGGGGCTACTTTCGCTGCGATCCGCGGGGGATCCGGTTGGGGAATGTGGCGGCGGAACCTGCCAGCCAAGGCTTCAAGTTTATCGCAGGGGCGGAAACCGCACCGAAAGGCGGGCCAAAAGTGCGCCCCAGCCAGCCGCCGTCGGACGCACTCCCGGTGCCCGTTCCGCAAGCCCCTGACGGGGCACTTTAAGGCTTGCCCGTGCGGATGCTGGGGTAATCTACCTCTAGGATGGTGCATGCGGGAGACCGAGTACTTTTGATCCTGCCGGCGAACTGTTGAAAACCGGCAAACCTGCAGGCCCCGCCTGCACCTTTGAAGGGAATATCTATGGCTCGCAGCCCTGAAGAATCGCTCAAAGCGACTTTGGGGAGGGTGGCCCCGGGGACCGCGTTGCGGGACGGCCTGGAACGCATTCTCCGCGGACGCACCGGCGCGCTGATCGTGCTCGGCTCGGACCGGACCATCGACTCGATCTGTTCGGGCGGCTTCGACATCGGCATCGACTTCTCACCGACCCGGCTCCGCGAACTGGCCAAGATGGACGGTGCCATCATCTGCGACAAGGATGCCGGCAACATCCTCCGGGCGGCCGTGCAGCTCGTGCCGGATCCCAGCATCGAAACCCAGGAATCGGGCACCCGGCACCGGACCGCCGAGCGCGTCGCCATCCAGACCGGCGTACCGGTGATCTCGGTGAGCCAGTCCATGCAGATCATCGCCCTGTATGTCAACGGGCTGCGGCATGTGCTCGAGGGCTCCGAAAAGGTCCTGGCCCGCGCCAACCAGGCCCTGGCCACGCTGGAGCGCTACCGTTCCCGGCTGGACCAGGTGACGAGTTCGCTCTCCGCCCTGGAGATTGAGGCCATGGTGACGGTCCGCGACGTGGCGGTGACCCTGCAGCGCCAGGAGATGGTGCGCCGGATCTCCGAGGAGATCTCGCAGTACGTGCTGGAGCTGGGCGAGGACGGCAGGCTCCTGTCCCTCCAGCTCGATGAGCTCACCGTGGGCCGCGGCCCGGGCAGCGACATCATCATCCGCGACTACGCAGGG is from Arthrobacter sp. QXT-31 and encodes:
- the disA gene encoding DNA integrity scanning diadenylate cyclase DisA, which gives rise to MARSPEESLKATLGRVAPGTALRDGLERILRGRTGALIVLGSDRTIDSICSGGFDIGIDFSPTRLRELAKMDGAIICDKDAGNILRAAVQLVPDPSIETQESGTRHRTAERVAIQTGVPVISVSQSMQIIALYVNGLRHVLEGSEKVLARANQALATLERYRSRLDQVTSSLSALEIEAMVTVRDVAVTLQRQEMVRRISEEISQYVLELGEDGRLLSLQLDELTVGRGPGSDIIIRDYAGPKASPEDIDGAVSALLNLGPTELIDLSKIAGIIGFAGGVETLDAVVQPRGYRLLSGLKAVPKAVADRLVDHFGGLQHLMAATIDDLMTVDGIGDQRARTVREGLSRMAEASLLDRFL
- a CDS encoding peptide chain release factor 3, giving the protein MSQEVQSPARVHEIHKQASRRRTFAVISHPDAGKSTLTEALALHAKVIGTAGASSGKANRKETVSDWMQMEKDRGISISSAALQFSYRDTVINLLDTPGHADFSEDTYRVLAAVDCAVMLVDAAKGLETQTMKLFEVCKQRNLPIITVINKWDRPGLDALALMDEITERTGLQPMPLTWAVGISGDFRGVWDLRNDRFARFQRNNAGASIAITEYFTPEEAEQSQGNNWTDAVDEAGLVIESNLAFDVESFHAGKATPILFSSAALNFGVKELLDALVDFAPPAAPRPDIDGSPRPVGSPFSGFVFKVQAGMNKAHRDHVAFIRVCSGVFERGMVVTQTRTGKSFATKYAQQVFGREREVIDEAYPGDVVGLVNASSLRVGDSLFLEEAVEFPAIPLFAPEHFQVARSKDPSRFKQFRRGIEQLEHEGVIQVLRSDVRGDQAPVLAAVGPMQFEVVEDRMAHDFSAPMRLERLPYSMARISTADAMPALANVPGAEVLLRSDGEYLALFNDVWALRRIEKNHPDLTLVPIGTHNPAK